A genomic segment from Streptomyces sp. NBC_01233 encodes:
- a CDS encoding 3-oxoacyl-ACP synthase III family protein, which produces MTGFDITGWGMSVPERIVTSAELAARFGVDEHWVVSRCGIRERRAVDPGQTTASLAVEAGRRALEKAGLTGADIAHLIVATATPEQPSPATSAFVHHELGISGSAHDVNSECAGFVYGLVSAMALIAIDPRPILLIGSDTHTLTANPADRDLSILVGDGAGAVVLQPGAENRVKAWNLGADGACTGSLKVLAGGSRMPTTQETLDAGLHYAQINGNEIYLNAVRYTVRTVRETLESAKVDAADVDHVVPHQANIRIINSILSHTGLRQEALITNLQKYGNTASASIPIALTEALEEGRIKAGDKVLLAGFGAGMTWGSILMEWGGVAA; this is translated from the coding sequence GTGACCGGCTTCGACATCACCGGGTGGGGCATGTCCGTACCCGAACGCATCGTCACCAGCGCTGAACTCGCGGCGCGTTTCGGCGTCGACGAGCACTGGGTGGTCAGCCGCTGCGGGATCCGCGAGCGGCGGGCGGTCGACCCGGGGCAGACCACCGCCTCCCTGGCGGTCGAGGCCGGCCGGCGTGCGCTGGAGAAGGCCGGGCTGACCGGCGCCGACATCGCCCACCTCATCGTCGCGACCGCCACGCCCGAGCAGCCGTCCCCGGCGACGTCCGCGTTCGTCCACCACGAACTGGGCATCTCGGGGAGCGCGCACGACGTCAACTCCGAGTGCGCGGGGTTCGTCTACGGGTTGGTGTCGGCGATGGCGCTGATCGCCATCGATCCCCGGCCGATCCTGCTGATCGGCTCCGACACCCACACCCTGACGGCCAATCCGGCCGATCGTGACCTGTCCATCCTCGTCGGCGACGGTGCGGGTGCGGTCGTCCTGCAGCCGGGCGCTGAGAACCGGGTCAAGGCGTGGAACCTGGGCGCCGACGGTGCCTGCACCGGCTCGCTCAAGGTGCTCGCCGGCGGCAGCCGGATGCCGACCACCCAGGAGACGCTGGACGCGGGCCTGCACTACGCGCAGATCAACGGCAACGAGATCTACCTCAACGCCGTCCGTTACACCGTCCGTACGGTGCGCGAGACGCTGGAGAGCGCCAAAGTGGATGCGGCCGATGTGGACCATGTTGTTCCGCACCAGGCCAACATCCGGATCATCAACTCGATCCTGTCGCACACCGGCCTGCGGCAGGAGGCTCTGATCACCAACCTCCAGAAGTACGGCAACACGGCTTCGGCGTCGATCCCGATCGCGCTGACCGAGGCCCTGGAGGAGGGCCGTATCAAGGCCGGTGACAAGGTCCTGCTGGCGGGCTTCGGAGCCGGTATGACCTGGGGTTCGATCCTGATGGAATGGGGCGGTGTCGCGGCATGA
- a CDS encoding SDR family NAD(P)-dependent oxidoreductase, translating to MSKNSAGQRPESPVALVTGASGGLGQALALELDALGCRVAVHYNSAREAAEAVREKLVNPSVLVTGDVGSWEATQALHEAISAELGPVDVLVNNGAIRKDSLMAMQNPADWAQVIQTNLIGSFHTARVSVPHMLRRRWGRVINVVSPSGIIATAGQTAYSASKAGLIGFTRTLASECGRRGVTVNALSPGFMITGMTNTLPDRVVEGMEGKAPIPRFVTVEEVARSARLFLEQDCMTGQVISIDSGVSIT from the coding sequence ATGAGCAAGAACAGTGCGGGGCAGCGGCCCGAGTCCCCCGTCGCGCTCGTGACCGGCGCCTCGGGCGGTCTGGGCCAGGCCCTGGCGCTCGAACTCGATGCGCTGGGCTGCCGGGTCGCGGTCCACTACAACAGTGCCCGCGAGGCTGCCGAGGCCGTCCGGGAGAAGCTGGTGAACCCGTCGGTGCTGGTCACCGGGGACGTCGGTTCGTGGGAGGCCACCCAGGCCCTCCACGAGGCGATATCCGCCGAGCTCGGCCCGGTGGACGTCCTCGTCAACAACGGGGCGATCCGCAAGGACAGCCTGATGGCGATGCAGAACCCGGCGGACTGGGCGCAGGTCATCCAGACCAATCTGATCGGGTCGTTCCACACCGCCCGGGTGTCGGTGCCGCACATGCTGCGCCGGCGGTGGGGCCGGGTGATCAACGTCGTGTCCCCGTCGGGCATCATCGCGACGGCCGGCCAGACGGCGTACTCGGCGTCCAAGGCGGGTCTGATCGGCTTCACCCGTACGCTCGCGTCCGAGTGCGGCCGGCGGGGGGTGACGGTGAACGCGCTGTCCCCCGGGTTCATGATCACGGGTATGACGAACACCCTCCCGGACCGGGTCGTCGAGGGCATGGAGGGCAAGGCCCCCATCCCCCGTTTCGTCACGGTCGAGGAGGTCGCGCGCAGCGCCCGTCTCTTCCTCGAGCAGGACTGCATGACGGGCCAGGTCATCAGCATCGACAGTGGCGTGTCCATCACCTGA